The following are encoded in a window of Roseimaritima ulvae genomic DNA:
- a CDS encoding caspase family protein — protein sequence MTEGNVELIRDEAWKCFIPFFMYSYLKRSMKTFRQPTFANGIAFIFCVFFVASVGAQQPAQRHALMIACSEFPYAPGIKPLPGAFNDIARFETLLQSQQYDFDSIKTLAGWNEDSNKNPTVENITTAFEELISRSSQGDQVFILMSGHGTQIKAKTNTLDEFGMKEEPDGMDEVFIAADYGPEAKVIRDDTIGRWLDRLRRKGAHVWIVFDCCHSGSLTRSHGDEEPRRIVSDDSRSLAVVAAKDDWRDTGIVDLQTCEPGSAAESQNGGSLVALFAAQNYETTPEMTRPIGARPTAENRRGLLSFHLEYLLKNLVGQTTYRDLENALANRYYAERAMRGPNPYFEGDLDRTVFGYESMQRSNTMRLQKVGEDWRLLGGVMDGVTEGTELTVSSHGENRRETIGSFRATEVGLYRSVLEWIETPQGELTPADVSSLSCDISKQPVNPWNVAVEWLDTAGAYKRTNSIEQPLRDWLAEQQRNPRAPITTRANSSANVWSVCVATPEAARRFGVDVIDTSVLLLNEDAVLRAENPDQSETGNELSVVYAIADLEKIKQNLSTDFERLFRMQRLFQLAGLFGDGGPLLKTRGVNIEFLRDTANSSERLHSAARLEQAIDSDDLRVGDEVVVSLSSTKPQKLWYTILLVQSNGLILPVHAGSILDGRSFSPSLLEINKIRLKPTKGTSAFVAVTVPVLDQRRPADFSYLGQLPIGVHSETETAATRSAEQDHNSAPSTAIGGLLSNTTRGASDSQADAVAVKQDGAQIAVRSWSIRARTEQ from the coding sequence ATGACGGAAGGAAACGTCGAACTGATACGGGATGAAGCATGGAAGTGTTTCATCCCGTTTTTTATGTACTCCTATCTGAAGAGAAGCATGAAAACTTTCCGACAGCCAACATTCGCCAACGGCATCGCATTCATCTTCTGCGTCTTTTTCGTAGCGTCGGTCGGGGCGCAACAACCCGCTCAGCGTCATGCACTGATGATCGCTTGCTCGGAGTTTCCTTATGCTCCCGGAATCAAACCGCTTCCCGGCGCGTTCAATGACATTGCAAGATTTGAAACGCTTCTTCAGTCCCAGCAATATGATTTTGACTCAATAAAAACATTGGCCGGATGGAACGAGGACAGTAACAAAAACCCGACAGTTGAGAACATAACGACGGCGTTCGAGGAATTGATTTCTCGAAGCTCCCAAGGAGACCAGGTTTTCATTTTGATGAGCGGTCACGGGACACAAATCAAAGCCAAGACCAATACGCTTGACGAATTCGGCATGAAAGAAGAGCCCGACGGAATGGACGAGGTATTCATTGCCGCGGACTACGGCCCGGAAGCCAAAGTAATTCGCGACGATACCATCGGCCGCTGGCTCGATCGTCTCCGTCGCAAGGGCGCACACGTTTGGATCGTCTTTGATTGCTGCCACTCCGGTTCGCTGACGCGAAGTCATGGCGACGAAGAACCTCGACGTATCGTTAGCGACGATTCTAGATCGCTGGCGGTCGTTGCGGCGAAGGATGATTGGCGAGACACGGGAATCGTCGATCTCCAAACGTGCGAACCCGGGTCAGCTGCAGAATCCCAAAACGGCGGCAGCCTGGTTGCGTTGTTCGCGGCGCAAAACTATGAAACCACGCCCGAAATGACGCGGCCGATTGGAGCCCGACCGACGGCCGAGAATCGACGCGGTCTGCTAAGTTTCCATCTTGAATATCTGCTTAAGAATCTCGTGGGGCAGACGACTTATCGCGATTTGGAAAACGCATTGGCGAATCGCTACTACGCCGAACGTGCTATGCGCGGGCCCAATCCCTATTTTGAGGGCGACTTGGACCGCACGGTCTTCGGATACGAAAGCATGCAACGTAGCAATACCATGCGACTTCAGAAGGTCGGCGAGGACTGGCGACTGCTCGGCGGTGTGATGGACGGTGTGACCGAGGGAACGGAGCTAACTGTAAGTTCCCACGGTGAAAACCGTCGTGAAACCATCGGCTCGTTTCGCGCCACAGAGGTCGGTTTATACCGTTCTGTACTGGAGTGGATCGAGACTCCACAAGGTGAGCTGACGCCCGCAGATGTTTCGTCACTGTCATGTGACATCTCAAAACAACCGGTTAACCCCTGGAATGTCGCGGTTGAGTGGCTCGATACGGCTGGTGCCTACAAGCGAACTAACTCGATCGAGCAACCACTTCGGGATTGGCTTGCTGAGCAACAACGCAATCCACGTGCCCCCATCACCACGAGAGCAAATTCATCTGCCAATGTGTGGAGCGTTTGCGTCGCAACGCCCGAGGCCGCACGAAGGTTTGGAGTCGATGTCATCGATACGTCAGTGTTGCTTCTAAACGAGGATGCGGTTCTGCGAGCAGAGAATCCAGACCAAAGCGAGACTGGTAATGAACTTTCAGTAGTGTATGCGATTGCCGATCTCGAGAAGATCAAACAGAACCTCTCTACCGACTTTGAGCGTCTGTTTCGCATGCAGCGTCTGTTTCAACTCGCCGGACTCTTCGGTGATGGTGGACCGCTGCTGAAAACACGTGGCGTAAATATCGAGTTTCTCCGCGATACAGCTAACTCCAGTGAACGGCTCCACAGTGCCGCGCGCTTGGAGCAGGCAATCGACAGCGACGACTTAAGAGTCGGAGACGAAGTGGTCGTTAGTTTGTCCAGCACCAAACCCCAAAAGCTTTGGTACACCATTCTATTGGTGCAAAGTAACGGTTTGATCCTGCCAGTCCACGCCGGTTCAATCCTGGACGGGAGGTCCTTCTCCCCTAGTTTGCTGGAAATAAACAAGATCCGTCTGAAGCCAACCAAGGGAACATCGGCATTCGTCGCTGTCACGGTGCCCGTACTTGATCAACGCCGCCCCGCGGACTTTTCCTATCTTGGACAGCTTCCCATCGGAGTGCATAGCGAAACCGAAACAGCAGCCACACGGTCAGCTGAACAAGATCATAATTCGGCCCCGTCAACTGCAATCGGAGGGCTGCTTTCTAACACCACACGTGGTGCCAGCGACAGTCAAGCCGATGCGGTTGCCGTCAAACAGGATGGGGCGCAAATTGCCGTGCGATCATGGAGTATTCGCGCAAGAACTGAACAATGA